A single genomic interval of Alteromonas sp. BL110 harbors:
- a CDS encoding response regulator, with the protein MFSVLVCDDSLVARKQVAKCLPQDWDVAVHFAKNGQDALTALADGKGDLLLLDLNMPVLDGYGTLEAIQQRGLKTKVIVVSGDIQPEAHERVTSLGALDFIRKPVDPKKLAEVLDKYNILHAEEEEPEEITPLDPDIRDCYQEITNIAMGQAGDHLARTMNVFVELPIPNVNLIEVSELHMMLSDIESHEQVTAVCQGFLGPGVSGEALCILSDSSFDDVAKILNVEGEVDDQLQLELLMDAASILIGTCLTGLANQMDINFSQGHPIVLGQHRAITEIISMNQIKWKRTLAIELSYGLEGYNVQCDLILLFTEESMKMMNSKLAHLLEDF; encoded by the coding sequence ATGTTTTCAGTACTCGTATGTGACGACTCGTTAGTTGCGCGCAAGCAAGTGGCTAAGTGCCTTCCCCAAGATTGGGACGTAGCCGTGCACTTTGCAAAGAATGGCCAAGATGCTTTGACTGCGCTCGCCGATGGTAAAGGCGATCTTTTACTCTTAGATTTGAATATGCCTGTCCTTGATGGATACGGCACGTTAGAGGCAATTCAACAGCGTGGTCTTAAAACTAAGGTTATTGTGGTGTCTGGTGACATTCAGCCGGAGGCGCACGAAAGAGTGACATCGCTGGGGGCGTTAGACTTTATCCGCAAACCTGTAGACCCTAAGAAGCTTGCTGAGGTTCTTGATAAATATAATATTCTTCACGCCGAGGAAGAAGAGCCAGAAGAGATTACGCCGCTTGACCCTGATATCCGCGATTGCTACCAAGAGATAACTAATATCGCAATGGGCCAAGCAGGCGACCACCTCGCGCGTACCATGAATGTCTTCGTAGAACTTCCCATACCTAATGTAAACCTAATTGAAGTGTCTGAGCTTCATATGATGCTTTCTGACATTGAAAGCCATGAACAAGTTACCGCGGTTTGCCAAGGATTTTTGGGGCCGGGGGTCAGTGGCGAAGCACTGTGTATCTTGAGTGATTCAAGCTTTGATGATGTAGCTAAGATTTTAAACGTTGAAGGTGAAGTAGATGACCAACTTCAGCTAGAACTGCTTATGGATGCGGCAAGTATTCTGATTGGAACTTGCTTAACTGGTTTAGCAAATCAAATGGATATTAACTTTAGCCAAGGCCATCCTATTGTGCTTGGTCAGCACCGTGCCATCACTGAAATTATCAGTATGAACCAAATTAAGTGGAAACGAACATTGGCGATAGAGCTTAGCTATGGACTTGAAGGCTATAACGTTCAATGTGATTTGATTTTGCTGTTCACGGAGGAGTCCATGAAAATGATGAATTCAAAGCTTGCCCACTTGTTAGAGGATTTCTAA
- a CDS encoding LrgB family protein, translating into MNEALNQAFSLNGLWWLCISIIGYLIALWINKKCSGHPIAHPIIFTAAFVSVFLYLTNTEVVEYQHSASLIHWLLGPVTVALALPIYRQWQCLKHYGWRLIVSIGFGGIIAPVTAWLTLFALDAPSALKMTMLAKSITTPLAMEASAHIGGIPALAAVFVITTGIVGAIVATWVFSVFDVCDRQAQGIALGTVAHAIGTAKSIQMGEDVAAMATLGLCVNGIFTALILPLIFGVFV; encoded by the coding sequence ATGAATGAAGCATTAAATCAGGCCTTTAGCTTAAATGGGCTGTGGTGGCTGTGTATCTCTATTATCGGCTACCTAATTGCGCTCTGGATTAATAAAAAATGTAGCGGTCACCCCATTGCGCATCCCATTATCTTTACGGCTGCTTTTGTTTCCGTATTCCTTTATTTGACCAATACGGAAGTGGTGGAGTATCAGCACTCAGCATCATTAATTCATTGGCTTTTAGGGCCTGTAACCGTAGCGCTTGCGTTACCCATTTATCGGCAATGGCAATGTTTAAAGCACTATGGGTGGAGGTTAATAGTCAGTATTGGCTTTGGTGGAATAATTGCGCCTGTTACCGCATGGCTCACGCTTTTTGCGTTAGATGCACCGTCGGCGTTAAAAATGACTATGTTGGCGAAATCAATCACTACGCCTCTGGCAATGGAAGCTAGTGCTCACATCGGTGGAATTCCGGCGCTAGCAGCCGTTTTTGTTATCACTACAGGCATTGTGGGCGCTATTGTAGCAACTTGGGTATTCTCTGTATTTGACGTGTGTGACCGACAGGCACAAGGCATTGCCTTAGGTACTGTTGCGCATGCTATTGGTACTGCGAAATCTATCCAAATGGGGGAGGATGTCGCCGCTATGGCCACGCTTGGGCTTTGTGTTAATGGAATATTCACGGCTTTGATACTACCCCTAATCTTTGGCGTTTTTGTTTGA
- a CDS encoding CidA/LrgA family protein, protein MRNVSNAVMGAIVVFAAYYAGAFAVTILALPIPGPLVGLCLLLGMLFTFPKLEVPTARFVTFPLKHMSLFFVPAVLGVSIYWDDIRANALAIAIAIILTTSLSLGFTAWFAQKLFCSKLNKPSSTSQSDGEFE, encoded by the coding sequence GTGCGAAATGTAAGTAACGCGGTAATGGGGGCCATAGTGGTGTTCGCTGCGTATTATGCTGGGGCTTTCGCCGTTACAATCTTGGCGTTACCTATCCCAGGGCCATTGGTTGGGCTTTGTCTGCTGCTGGGTATGCTTTTCACTTTTCCAAAGCTGGAAGTTCCTACAGCTAGGTTTGTTACTTTTCCCTTAAAACATATGTCATTGTTCTTCGTCCCTGCAGTACTAGGTGTGTCTATCTATTGGGATGATATTCGGGCCAACGCGCTGGCAATCGCCATTGCCATTATCCTTACTACCTCATTAAGCTTAGGTTTCACCGCTTGGTTCGCGCAGAAGTTGTTTTGTAGCAAACTAAATAAACCTTCTAGCACTTCACAAAGTGATGGGGAGTTTGAATGA
- a CDS encoding LytR/AlgR family response regulator transcription factor, whose amino-acid sequence MVSLVFLQSASKQASLCKILKQLNLFSHVFGAESVGHCLALAEKYPQSIGFYSVSKSCRNLASKYWLAVGDKDEEALLAFSHNASGFIKPPFEEDQLIRAIGYVKSKFDCFERDFQFNTMVKGLCKQYGVSKPALIATLRQQLSKTTKPNVVGIKTENGWCCLNPADIKWIEAAGDYMCVQTLSECYVVRTTLCELLKRLGEQHFKRCNRSVAVNGKHVAHLEQRLNHQIVVMQGGEIFKVTHKYYYQFWHTKGQ is encoded by the coding sequence ATGGTCTCATTAGTATTCTTACAATCTGCATCTAAGCAAGCTTCACTTTGCAAAATCTTGAAGCAACTAAATCTGTTTAGCCATGTATTTGGGGCAGAATCAGTGGGTCACTGTTTAGCCTTGGCTGAAAAGTACCCTCAGTCTATTGGTTTCTATTCAGTTTCAAAGTCGTGCCGTAATCTTGCTTCAAAGTATTGGTTGGCGGTGGGCGACAAGGATGAAGAGGCACTTCTAGCGTTCTCGCACAACGCATCTGGTTTTATTAAACCGCCTTTTGAAGAAGACCAGCTGATACGTGCTATCGGATACGTTAAAAGCAAATTCGACTGTTTTGAGCGTGATTTTCAATTTAACACAATGGTAAAAGGGCTGTGCAAACAGTACGGTGTATCTAAGCCCGCATTAATAGCGACATTACGCCAACAGTTAAGCAAGACTACCAAACCTAATGTGGTTGGTATTAAAACTGAAAATGGATGGTGTTGCTTAAATCCCGCCGATATTAAATGGATAGAAGCGGCAGGGGATTATATGTGTGTACAAACACTGTCTGAATGTTATGTAGTTCGCACAACCCTATGTGAATTACTGAAGCGTCTCGGCGAGCAGCATTTTAAACGCTGCAATCGTTCAGTAGCAGTAAATGGAAAACATGTCGCGCATTTAGAACAAAGGCTAAATCATCAAATAGTGGTAATGCAAGGTGGTGAGATCTTTAAAGTAACCCACAAATACTACTATCAATTTTGGCATACAAAGGGCCAATAA
- a CDS encoding DUF3718 domain-containing protein — protein sequence MFTLRRVTQIALLGTTLSLTATAANAGSYPAEIEDKLIAVCEAVKSDSRFKLHRAVKATGLNIKHLHEGLVCNGQDMLTFAATHNASRNALHIARRVNASPSVLTAKR from the coding sequence ATGTTTACGTTACGCCGTGTTACCCAAATCGCTTTACTAGGAACCACACTTTCTTTAACTGCTACTGCTGCAAATGCTGGCTCTTACCCAGCCGAGATAGAAGATAAGCTAATTGCTGTATGTGAAGCCGTAAAGAGCGACAGCCGCTTTAAACTTCATCGCGCGGTAAAAGCAACAGGCTTGAATATAAAACACCTGCACGAAGGTTTGGTTTGTAATGGCCAAGATATGTTGACCTTTGCAGCTACTCATAACGCGTCTAGAAATGCTCTGCATATTGCGCGTCGCGTTAATGCAAGCCCAAGCGTATTGACCGCTAAACGCTAA
- a CDS encoding MbnP family protein: MKIPFRMKAIYTLLFTALLTQVGCDVINLKGREAGEIPFKLVGVDTGACPMLMSIGQQRWNIDYFGFYLSKPEVRIDGKWQRVKFKQTQWQTPNEALLKFHTKCSNPDDANSKIVLDVSEELLKLATNLRFTMGLPFDVNHADPLTQQTPLNDKTMFSSRQNGHQFLRLDVSKSGKETRKWSYHLGSVGCASESASTPPAKSCAFTNRVEFILPMTQLDTDLDLEVSVSNIVAQVDINEAESCVFKSPETKPCEKLIHNLVYRPWIKWQ, encoded by the coding sequence ATGAAAATACCTTTTCGCATGAAAGCTATATATACGTTGCTTTTTACTGCATTGCTTACACAGGTAGGGTGTGATGTTATTAACCTTAAAGGGCGCGAAGCCGGAGAAATACCGTTTAAACTTGTGGGTGTAGATACAGGCGCATGCCCCATGCTCATGAGTATTGGCCAGCAGCGTTGGAATATCGATTATTTCGGATTTTATCTTAGCAAACCTGAAGTGCGCATAGATGGGAAATGGCAACGGGTGAAGTTCAAGCAAACTCAGTGGCAAACGCCGAATGAAGCATTGTTGAAGTTTCACACTAAGTGCAGCAACCCAGACGATGCTAACAGCAAAATAGTGTTAGATGTGTCGGAGGAACTCCTAAAATTAGCAACTAACCTCCGTTTTACTATGGGGTTACCTTTTGATGTTAACCACGCTGATCCCCTTACTCAACAGACGCCTTTAAACGATAAGACGATGTTTTCAAGTCGTCAAAATGGGCACCAGTTTCTAAGGCTAGATGTTTCAAAAAGTGGTAAAGAAACACGTAAATGGTCTTATCATTTGGGAAGCGTAGGATGTGCATCTGAGTCAGCGTCTACGCCACCCGCTAAGTCATGTGCATTCACTAATCGCGTTGAGTTTATCTTGCCAATGACTCAATTAGATACTGACTTAGATTTAGAGGTTTCTGTTTCTAACATAGTGGCACAAGTTGATATAAACGAAGCTGAAAGCTGTGTATTTAAGTCTCCTGAAACTAAGCCCTGTGAGAAGCTTATCCATAATCTCGTTTATAGACCGTGGATAAAATGGCAGTAA
- a CDS encoding MFS transporter encodes MSRHTFYSLTVTFTILSVLGQVSTSIYSPFFFDLATMYGSQVSIIEQSVAVFLVAFSVSQLASGIVCDYINKQTFLFSGILVFIAGTLVVALASEESTFLIGRVVQGLGGGVGVSVSRGLSRQIFSEKQLNTSLSLINIAFAIAPAIAPLVGTIIGESLGISSIFYFVLVMGLLALFLLFSVSSILSYFTPPVSNNVFSHTLVLIKSTIVKLVSLGMASGLLYGIVFCFITIAPSMVMQQFGLSKTLFSVYSLLATLSFVVGSVFNIRLKSLSPLQKFRVSSLCLAALSMLFALTVFLSIESGLVSILAYCYITFFFIGIAMPCSVTIMLGYSETSAGFLAALTGFFHLTGAAIGAYAVTLLTLEPTEAFSLATCALSIASIAICFTLKKH; translated from the coding sequence ATGTCGCGCCATACGTTTTACTCGCTAACGGTTACCTTCACTATTTTGTCTGTTCTTGGCCAAGTCTCTACCAGCATTTATAGCCCCTTCTTTTTTGACTTAGCGACTATGTATGGCAGTCAGGTGAGCATAATCGAGCAAAGCGTAGCTGTATTTTTAGTCGCGTTCTCAGTTTCACAGCTAGCGTCTGGCATAGTGTGCGATTACATAAACAAGCAAACATTTTTGTTCAGCGGAATCTTGGTATTTATCGCAGGTACACTTGTTGTGGCGCTTGCCAGTGAAGAGTCTACTTTTCTTATAGGACGTGTGGTGCAAGGCTTGGGTGGGGGCGTTGGCGTATCAGTATCGCGAGGGCTGTCACGTCAAATATTTAGCGAAAAGCAGCTAAATACTTCACTTTCACTCATCAATATTGCCTTTGCTATTGCGCCAGCAATAGCGCCTCTAGTAGGTACAATAATCGGCGAATCTTTGGGTATTTCCTCTATTTTTTATTTCGTGCTGGTAATGGGGCTACTCGCCCTATTTTTGCTATTCTCAGTGTCTAGCATTCTTAGTTATTTTACACCGCCGGTATCTAACAATGTTTTTAGTCATACGTTAGTACTTATAAAGAGCACAATAGTAAAGCTTGTCTCGCTAGGCATGGCTAGCGGGCTTTTGTATGGCATTGTGTTTTGCTTCATAACCATCGCGCCCTCAATGGTAATGCAGCAGTTTGGGCTTTCCAAGACCCTGTTCTCGGTTTACTCACTGCTGGCCACCTTGTCTTTCGTTGTAGGCAGCGTATTTAATATTCGGCTGAAGTCTTTGTCACCTTTGCAAAAGTTCAGGGTATCTAGTCTCTGTTTAGCGGCACTCTCCATGCTTTTTGCATTGACCGTTTTCTTGAGCATAGAGAGTGGGTTAGTCAGTATTTTGGCTTACTGCTATATCACGTTCTTTTTCATCGGTATCGCTATGCCTTGTAGCGTAACTATTATGCTGGGCTATTCTGAAACATCTGCTGGTTTTTTAGCAGCACTCACTGGGTTTTTTCATCTGACCGGGGCTGCCATAGGCGCTTATGCAGTGACACTGCTAACGCTAGAGCCTACCGAGGCTTTTAGTTTAGCAACCTGTGCGCTAAGTATTGCCAGTATCGCTATTTGCTTCACATTAAAAAAACACTAA
- a CDS encoding porin family protein, whose protein sequence is MKRTILASIFGALSLNAFAASPSYDFVKAGYVQADIEDAGDFEPNGFQIQGFKSLNENVYLTGRYGQLSEDVSGVDIDLDYVSAGIGYRYGLTQNTDFFGEVTYEYVDVDLDSNVISGEADDNGYGITAGVRSMLTEQFELRGAIRYIDIEEDDTAFEIGADYFFTPQFSFGATYVIADDVDLLGVSARYTF, encoded by the coding sequence ATGAAACGTACTATTCTCGCCAGTATCTTTGGCGCGCTTTCTTTAAATGCATTCGCAGCTTCGCCTTCATATGACTTCGTTAAAGCTGGGTATGTACAAGCAGATATTGAGGACGCAGGCGACTTCGAGCCAAATGGTTTTCAAATTCAAGGCTTTAAATCGCTAAACGAGAACGTCTACCTAACAGGTCGTTATGGTCAGCTAAGCGAAGATGTATCTGGTGTTGATATTGATTTAGACTATGTGTCTGCGGGTATCGGCTACCGTTATGGGCTTACGCAAAATACCGACTTCTTTGGTGAAGTTACTTACGAATATGTAGATGTTGACCTAGATTCTAACGTTATTTCTGGTGAAGCTGACGATAACGGCTATGGCATTACTGCCGGCGTACGCTCAATGCTTACAGAGCAGTTCGAGCTTCGCGGTGCGATTCGCTATATCGACATTGAAGAAGATGATACTGCCTTTGAAATTGGTGCAGACTATTTCTTTACGCCGCAGTTTTCATTCGGCGCAACTTATGTCATCGCTGATGATGTAGACCTACTAGGTGTATCAGCGCGCTACACTTTTTAA
- a CDS encoding mechanosensitive ion channel family protein, with product MDSTQLLENKQVLAIAGLVGVVIVLFIIKRLILVRLKAKARSESSSMSDIYRVLVLSLNAPLNLLIWVIFLLLVKSIVSVFQIEDERAIEALTIVIEAGLIITLFLFFERFVTYSLSRYRDQSTIVKNTSAIAGGAVRAVFAVLAILIILSTMGVSITPIVASLGITSLAVALALQPTLENFFSGIQLVMDKPIRIGDFIELDSGEQGFVEKIGWRSTWVRMLPNNIVIMPNSKLSNSKLINYYYPERELSVPVDVGVHYSSDLEHVEKVCLEVANTILEQHEYGVETYQPFVLFHTFDNSSINLTVMLRTREYFNRFFIKSAFIKMLKKRFDEEGIVIPFPITALNMEQEGAANGLSLAQEHGRPKG from the coding sequence GTGGATAGCACCCAACTTCTTGAAAATAAGCAGGTACTAGCAATAGCCGGATTAGTCGGTGTTGTTATTGTGCTTTTCATCATTAAACGCCTTATTTTGGTGCGCTTGAAAGCCAAGGCGCGTTCTGAAAGTAGCAGTATGTCTGATATTTATCGCGTGCTAGTTCTATCACTAAATGCCCCGCTCAATTTGCTTATTTGGGTTATTTTCCTGCTGTTAGTGAAAAGTATTGTTTCAGTATTTCAGATAGAAGATGAACGGGCTATTGAGGCGTTAACTATTGTTATTGAAGCAGGTCTTATAATTACCTTATTTCTTTTTTTTGAGCGCTTCGTTACCTATTCCTTGAGCCGTTATCGCGACCAATCAACCATTGTTAAAAACACCAGTGCTATTGCTGGTGGTGCGGTAAGAGCAGTGTTTGCCGTACTCGCCATTTTAATCATATTAAGCACTATGGGAGTATCGATAACGCCCATTGTTGCTTCATTAGGTATTACGTCACTTGCAGTAGCATTAGCACTACAGCCCACGCTAGAAAATTTCTTCTCAGGTATTCAATTAGTGATGGATAAGCCCATTCGCATAGGTGATTTCATTGAGCTGGATTCGGGAGAGCAAGGCTTTGTTGAGAAGATAGGGTGGCGCTCTACGTGGGTAAGAATGCTGCCTAATAACATCGTTATTATGCCAAACAGTAAGCTTTCTAATTCAAAACTGATTAACTACTACTATCCCGAGCGCGAACTTTCGGTTCCAGTAGATGTAGGCGTTCACTATAGCTCTGATTTAGAGCATGTTGAAAAGGTTTGTTTAGAGGTAGCCAATACTATTTTAGAACAGCACGAATACGGGGTTGAAACTTACCAACCCTTTGTGTTGTTTCACACCTTTGACAATTCGAGTATTAACTTAACCGTGATGCTGAGAACCCGTGAATACTTTAACCGCTTCTTTATTAAAAGTGCGTTTATAAAAATGCTTAAAAAGCGGTTTGATGAAGAAGGGATAGTAATACCGTTCCCAATAACTGCACTCAATATGGAGCAAGAAGGTGCGGCTAATGGGTTGTCGTTAGCACAAGAGCATGGAAGGCCGAAAGGCTGA
- a CDS encoding PA2778 family cysteine peptidase — MLAGLSFLFLLSGCQSTPQADRLRQEGLASLPESHTIESVPFFPQEQFYCGPTTLSEVFGYYGKSTSPQEIAPKLFIPNKEGSLQLEMVSATRQFGFLPYTERGTLSSIMSLVKEDIPVIVFQNLSIQLIPQWHYAVVIGFDSDRGTVTLHTGLTPNHEMSLELFERTWARGNYWYLAPVPPKVTSSEMTPFTYVSAAYDMLKVGDKAQSLAFLKTASQTWPSYWLSYFLIANYYLEHPDIEGSDKLAITWFEKGYDVGQHQQVYVHNYVIALRKGNRLESANEVLKQALARFPGNDTLLALKE; from the coding sequence ATGTTAGCAGGCCTTTCGTTTCTATTTTTGCTTTCAGGCTGTCAATCCACCCCTCAAGCTGACAGGCTAAGGCAAGAGGGATTAGCCTCATTGCCCGAATCTCACACTATTGAATCTGTACCGTTTTTTCCCCAAGAGCAGTTTTATTGCGGACCTACAACACTTTCTGAAGTGTTTGGTTACTATGGTAAAAGCACCTCCCCACAAGAAATCGCGCCTAAATTGTTCATTCCCAACAAAGAAGGGAGTCTGCAGCTAGAAATGGTTAGCGCCACACGACAATTTGGTTTCTTGCCATATACTGAGCGAGGAACATTATCGTCCATTATGTCGTTAGTTAAAGAAGACATCCCGGTGATTGTTTTTCAAAATTTATCTATCCAATTAATACCTCAGTGGCACTACGCTGTTGTTATCGGGTTCGATAGTGATAGGGGAACGGTCACTTTACATACGGGCCTTACGCCTAATCACGAAATGTCGCTTGAGCTTTTTGAACGAACCTGGGCAAGGGGAAATTACTGGTATTTAGCTCCGGTTCCACCCAAAGTGACGTCTTCTGAGATGACGCCTTTTACTTATGTAAGTGCAGCCTACGATATGCTTAAAGTAGGAGACAAAGCGCAGTCGCTAGCGTTTTTAAAAACCGCTTCACAGACTTGGCCTTCTTATTGGCTAAGCTACTTTCTGATTGCCAATTATTATCTCGAACACCCTGATATCGAAGGAAGCGACAAACTGGCGATAACCTGGTTTGAAAAAGGGTATGACGTGGGCCAACATCAACAAGTGTATGTGCACAACTATGTTATTGCATTGCGCAAAGGCAATAGACTTGAGTCAGCAAACGAGGTGCTTAAACAAGCACTTGCACGCTTTCCAGGTAACGACACGTTGCTAGCACTAAAAGAGTAG
- a CDS encoding PA2779 family protein has translation MKFLKKIAIGCFSATVLMSGSVHAEAISSDSVMQTQAAHYNKQQLIDMVNRSDVQSKLVSLGVDSNQAIARINGMTDSEIAQLNDEINQAPAGGVVGAVLTVLAIIAILDLIGVTDVYPFIRPVNS, from the coding sequence ATGAAGTTTTTAAAAAAAATTGCGATTGGTTGCTTTTCGGCAACAGTTCTAATGTCTGGTAGTGTTCACGCAGAAGCAATTAGCTCAGACTCTGTAATGCAAACTCAAGCCGCTCACTACAATAAGCAGCAGCTTATTGACATGGTCAACCGTTCAGACGTGCAGAGTAAACTAGTGAGCTTAGGTGTAGATAGCAACCAAGCTATTGCCAGAATCAACGGTATGACCGACAGTGAGATTGCGCAACTAAATGATGAAATCAATCAAGCGCCAGCGGGTGGTGTTGTAGGCGCAGTGCTTACTGTACTTGCTATTATCGCAATTTTGGATCTCATTGGTGTAACTGACGTTTACCCGTTTATTCGCCCAGTTAACAGCTAA
- a CDS encoding ABC-F family ATPase, which yields MITTANITMQFGSKPLFENISAKFGNGNRYGLIGANGCGKSTFMKILSGKLTPSSGNVSMAPGTKLGILSQDQFAFEEFSVVDTVIMGDRELWEVKQERDAIYSKAEMSEEDGMRVADLETQFAEMDGYTAESRAGEILTSAGIDEDYHFGLMKEVAPGKKVRVLLAQALFAEPDILLLDEPTNNLDIYTISWLAEELNKRKSTMLIISHDRHFLNSVCTHMADIDYGELRVYPGNYDDYIQAAMLVQEQLHAENAKKSAEIEELQSFVARFSANASKAKQATSRARRLEKIELAEVKASSRRKPYIVFKQHKKLHRLAITLEELGHSYPDLPLFDNANLLLEAGQRLAIIGENGAGKTTLLKCLVNDIEPSAGSYKWAENAAIGYIPQDNAKYFAEDITMFEWMSQWRSPKHDDLQIKGMLGRLLFTSDDFNKRVQVCSGGEKNRLLFGKLMLEDINVLVMDEPTNHMDMESIEALNNALYKFDGTVIFVSHDREFVSSLATQIIEIKDKQLNHFDGNYEEFLAHKENA from the coding sequence TTGATTACTACCGCAAATATCACAATGCAGTTTGGCTCTAAGCCATTATTTGAAAATATTTCCGCAAAGTTCGGCAACGGCAACCGATATGGCCTAATTGGCGCAAACGGTTGCGGCAAGTCTACCTTTATGAAAATTCTTAGCGGTAAACTTACCCCATCATCAGGTAACGTCTCAATGGCACCGGGTACGAAACTAGGTATATTAAGTCAGGACCAGTTTGCGTTTGAAGAGTTTAGCGTAGTCGATACCGTGATCATGGGTGACCGTGAATTATGGGAAGTTAAACAAGAGCGTGACGCCATTTACAGCAAGGCTGAAATGAGCGAAGAAGATGGTATGCGCGTAGCAGATTTAGAGACCCAGTTTGCCGAAATGGATGGCTATACAGCCGAATCCCGCGCCGGTGAAATTCTAACATCTGCTGGCATTGATGAAGACTATCACTTCGGTTTAATGAAAGAAGTGGCTCCAGGTAAAAAAGTACGTGTACTTTTAGCCCAAGCCCTATTTGCCGAGCCTGATATTCTGCTTTTAGACGAACCAACCAACAACTTGGATATCTACACCATCAGTTGGCTTGCAGAGGAACTTAATAAGCGTAAGTCGACTATGCTTATTATTTCGCACGACAGACACTTCTTAAACTCTGTGTGCACACATATGGCCGATATCGATTATGGTGAACTACGTGTTTACCCAGGTAACTACGACGATTACATTCAGGCAGCCATGCTAGTTCAAGAGCAGCTTCATGCAGAAAATGCTAAAAAATCAGCGGAAATTGAAGAGCTGCAAAGCTTCGTAGCGCGATTCTCTGCCAACGCATCGAAAGCAAAACAAGCTACCTCGCGTGCACGTCGTCTAGAGAAAATTGAACTGGCTGAAGTAAAAGCGTCTAGCCGCCGCAAACCGTACATCGTGTTTAAGCAGCACAAGAAACTTCACCGTCTTGCAATCACTCTTGAAGAACTGGGACATAGCTATCCAGACCTTCCGTTGTTCGACAATGCTAACTTATTGCTAGAAGCGGGACAGCGCTTAGCCATCATCGGTGAAAATGGCGCAGGTAAAACTACGCTTTTAAAATGCCTAGTGAATGACATTGAGCCTAGCGCTGGTAGCTATAAGTGGGCAGAAAATGCCGCAATCGGCTACATTCCACAGGACAATGCCAAATATTTTGCTGAAGATATCACTATGTTTGAGTGGATGAGCCAATGGCGCAGCCCGAAACACGACGATTTGCAAATTAAGGGCATGTTAGGCCGTTTATTGTTTACTTCTGATGATTTCAATAAACGTGTGCAGGTATGTTCTGGTGGTGAGAAAAACCGTCTATTGTTTGGAAAGCTTATGCTTGAAGACATCAACGTATTGGTAATGGACGAGCCAACCAACCACATGGATATGGAATCGATTGAAGCGCTGAACAATGCGCTGTATAAGTTTGACGGCACAGTGATTTTCGTAAGTCACGATCGCGAGTTTGTTTCATCACTGGCTACACAGATCATCGAGATAAAAGACAAACAGCTGAACCACTTCGATGGAAACTACGAAGAGTTTTTGGCCCATAAAGAAAACGCGTAA
- a CDS encoding MipA/OmpV family protein gives MTLVKCLGLVSLSTLLVFCSTVSAQQPARPQQPQGWMWGFGVAASQDVYTDFDNRIVPIPIIGYTGEKLRVYGPFIGYELFRKKGFTLDAQLVPVFGGYEEDDSAVFTGMEDRDFSYAAGVGLNYSAGSWVYSLSTNADILGKFDGYQASARIGKQFRVDNFMIEPSVGVTYQDSNYVDYYYGVRPEEATAFRNAYNGDSALNTEVRIAVSTRQFLGGMTRLEVGATFFDDSISDSPLTDEDTALSAMLVYTRFF, from the coding sequence ATGACTCTAGTAAAGTGTTTAGGCTTAGTAAGCTTGTCAACATTGCTCGTATTCTGCTCCACCGTTTCTGCACAACAGCCAGCAAGACCACAACAGCCTCAAGGCTGGATGTGGGGTTTTGGTGTTGCCGCATCCCAAGACGTGTATACCGACTTTGATAACCGTATTGTGCCCATTCCTATTATTGGCTACACAGGTGAAAAGCTTAGGGTTTACGGGCCATTCATAGGTTACGAGTTATTTAGAAAAAAGGGCTTCACCCTTGATGCCCAACTCGTGCCGGTATTTGGGGGTTATGAAGAAGATGACAGCGCCGTGTTTACCGGTATGGAAGATAGAGACTTTAGTTACGCGGCTGGCGTTGGCCTTAACTATAGTGCGGGCAGCTGGGTATATTCATTGTCAACCAATGCGGATATTCTGGGAAAGTTCGACGGCTACCAAGCGTCTGCTCGAATAGGCAAACAGTTTAGAGTAGATAACTTCATGATAGAGCCATCGGTCGGCGTTACCTACCAAGACAGTAACTATGTCGACTACTATTACGGTGTACGTCCCGAGGAAGCTACTGCGTTTCGAAACGCATATAACGGCGATAGCGCGCTTAATACGGAGGTCCGCATTGCTGTTTCTACCCGCCAGTTTTTAGGCGGTATGACGCGTTTAGAGGTTGGCGCTACGTTCTTTGACGATAGCATTAGCGATAGTCCGCTAACTGACGAGGACACCGCATTAAGTGCCATGCTGGTTTACACGCGCTTTTTCTAG